The Xiphophorus couchianus chromosome 14, X_couchianus-1.0, whole genome shotgun sequence genome includes a region encoding these proteins:
- the LOC114157231 gene encoding histone H4, which produces MSGRGKGGKGLGKGGAKRHRKVLRDNIQGITKPAIRRLARRGGVKRISGLIYEETRGVLKVFLENVIRDAVTYTEHAKRKTVTAMDVVYALKRQGRTLYGFGG; this is translated from the coding sequence atgagcgGCAGAGGAAAAGGAGGCAAAGGTCTCGGTAAAGGAGGCGCCAAGCGGCACCGTAAAGTTCTCCGCGATAACATCCAGGGAATCACCAAGCCCGCTATCCGCCGTCTGGCTCGCCGCGGGGGAGTCAAGCGGATCTCCGGTCTCATCTACGAGGAGACCCGCGGTGTGCTCAAGGTGTTCCTGGAGAACGTCATCCGTGACGCCGTCACGTACACCGAGCACGCCAAGAGGAAGACCGTCACCGCCATGGACGTGGTGTACGCTCTGAAGAGGCAGGGCCGCACTCTGTACGGCTTCGGGGGTTAA
- the LOC114157189 gene encoding histone H1-like has translation MAEEAPAAAPAKAPAKAPKKKSAPRAKQDGPSLPKLIVAAVAESKERKGMSLAALKKVLAGKGVDVSKANKRINTAVTKLVTKGTLSQTKGTGASGSFKLAKEPKDAKPAKKVVKKKAPVKAKKPAAKKSAAAKKPAAKKPAAAAAAAAKKSPKKAPAKKAAKKPAKSPKKAAAKKPKAAAVKKPKAAAKKSPAKKPAAKKAAAKKAKK, from the coding sequence ATGGCAGAGGAAGCTCCAGCAGCCGCGCCGGCTAAGGCTCCGGCCAAAGCCCCGAAGAAGAAGTCCGCTCCCCGGGCCAAGCAGGACGGACCCAGCCTCCCGAAACTCATCGTGGCCGCCGTGGCCGAGTCCAAGGAGCGCAAGGGGATGTCCCTGGCGGCCCTCAAGAAGGTGCTGGCCGGGAAAGGAGTGGACGTGAGCAAGGCCAACAAGCGCATCAACACCGCCGTCACCAAGCTGGTCACCAAAGGGACCCTGAGCCAGACTAAGGGCACGGGGGCCTCCGGCTCCTTCAAGCTCGCCAAGGAGCCCAAAGACGCTAAACCGGCCAAGAAGGTGGTGAAGAAGAAGGCTCCCGTCAAGGCCAAGAAGCCCGCCGCCAAGAAGAGCGCAGCGGCCAAGAAACCCGCCGCCAAGAAACCCgcagcagcggcggcagcagcagccaaGAAGTCCCCGAAGAAGGCTCCGGCCAAGAAAGCGGCCAAGAAGCCCGCCAAGAGCCCCAAGAAGGCCGCGGCCAAGAAACCCAAGGCCGCCGCCGTCAAGAAGCCCAAGGCCGCAGCCAAGAAAAGTCCAGCAAAGAAACCTGCAGCCAAGAAGGCCGCAGCGAAGAAGGCCAAGaaataa